From the Thermodesulfobacteriota bacterium genome, the window ACCCGCCACCCTGCCCCAGTACGACGGAGATGCGTTCTTCCTGGCTCGATTTCGCCGAGAGGGGTGAGGAAGGCGCGCCCCGCGGGTCCACGCTCTCCGCCCGGCCGGGGGATCCTGGGCCACACGCGCGGTCGCCGACGCCCGGTCCCAGTGGTATTAAGGACGTCATCGGGGAGAAGGGCGTTCATGGCGCACGCGCACGCAGATCACTGCCGCCACGGACACGTCGCGGCCCCCGGAAGGGGATCGCGGCGCAGCCTGTGGCTCGCCTTCGCCCTGACCGTCTCCTTCATGGTCGCCGAGGCCGTGGGAGGATGGCTCATCAACTCCCTGGCCCTGCTCAGCGACGCCGGACACATGCTCACGGACGCAGCGGCCATCGGGTTGAGCCTGCTGGCGCTCAAGGTGGGCGAGACGCCGCCTTCGGCCACCAAGACGTTCGGATACCGGCGGGTGGAGATCCTGGCAGCCCTCTTCAACGGGCTCGCTCTCTGGGCCATCGTCGGAGTGGTGCTCCGGGAAGCTTACGGGCGCTTTCGCGAGCCCCAGGAGATCCGGGCCGTGGGGATGATGGCCGTGGCCGCGGCTGGCCTTGCCGTGAACCTGGTCTCGATGAAGCTCCTCCACGCACACAAAGACGAAAACCTCAACGTGCGCGGAGCCTTCCTCCACGTGGTTGCCGACGCCCTGGGCTCGGTGGGGGCGCTCACGGCGGGGATCGTGGTGGCCGCCACCGGGTGGACCCCGGCGGATCCCCTTGCCAGCGTGGGGATCTGCGCGCTCATCCTGTACAGCTCTTGGGGGCTGGTGCGCGAGGCGGTCCACGCGCTCCTCCTCGGGGTTCCCGCCCACCTGGACTTTCGGCAGGTGCAGCGGGCGATTCTGGAGCAGGAAGGCGTGTGCTGTCTCTATGATGTGCACCTGTGGTCCATTGCGCCGGGCCAGGAAGCCCTCTCTGCCCATCTGGTGGTCCCCGACGGGTATCCGCGACAGAAGGAGCTTCTGGCGCGCACCGTGGCGCGCCTTCGGGAAGACTTCGGGATCACCCACGCCACGATACAGATCGAGGAGAGCCACGAACTGAAGGACTCCCGCCTCCGTTCCGCGTGTACGGTAGAAGGGGAGGGCGCCGCGTGCGCCTTGCCGCCCGGACCGAAGCCGTCCGGAGGGGAAGACCCCAGGTGACGGGGCGATGGGGAGGGGGCTCCGCACGCGCCCTGGTGGCGAGATTTCTCTTCGTGGCCGCTATGGCGTTTATGCTTCTCTCGACCCACCGAACCCTCGCCCCTTCGGCGAAGAACTCGGACACTGCCCGTATGCATCGAGAGGACCCGGTGCTGGAGGACCTGGCCCTTCGCCTCAGGGAACACGTGGAAGCCCTGGCCGTGCCCGGGGGGCGTTCCTGGCGACAGCCGGCGGTCCTGGCCGCGGCTGCCTCCCGCATCGAGGCCTTCTGGGAAGCCCAGGGGTATCGGGTGGAGCGTCAGCCCATTCCGGGTTTCGGCCCCGAGTACGCCAACCTCCTGGCCTTCGGCGGAAAGTCCTCCTGGCAGGGCGAGCCGATGCTCCTGGCGGCCCACTACGACGCCGTGGAAGGAACGCCGGGAGCCGACGACAACGGGAGCGGTGTTGCCGTTCTCCTGGAGGTTTCGCGGCTGCTCACTGCACCGCGGGCGGCCTCGGGCCCCGTCGTCTTCGCGGCGCTCACCCTGGAGGAGCCTCCGTTTTTCGGCACCGAACGGCAGGGCGCCTGGGTGCTGGCCCAGTCC encodes:
- a CDS encoding cation diffusion facilitator family transporter; its protein translation is MAHAHADHCRHGHVAAPGRGSRRSLWLAFALTVSFMVAEAVGGWLINSLALLSDAGHMLTDAAAIGLSLLALKVGETPPSATKTFGYRRVEILAALFNGLALWAIVGVVLREAYGRFREPQEIRAVGMMAVAAAGLAVNLVSMKLLHAHKDENLNVRGAFLHVVADALGSVGALTAGIVVAATGWTPADPLASVGICALILYSSWGLVREAVHALLLGVPAHLDFRQVQRAILEQEGVCCLYDVHLWSIAPGQEALSAHLVVPDGYPRQKELLARTVARLREDFGITHATIQIEESHELKDSRLRSACTVEGEGAACALPPGPKPSGGEDPR
- a CDS encoding M28 family peptidase, with product MHREDPVLEDLALRLREHVEALAVPGGRSWRQPAVLAAAASRIEAFWEAQGYRVERQPIPGFGPEYANLLAFGGKSSWQGEPMLLAAHYDAVEGTPGADDNGSGVAVLLEVSRLLTAPRAASGPVVFAALTLEEPPFFGTERQGAWVLAQSLRRSRVVLRGALVLEMVGYYRQEPGTQAYPFPVGLLGYPSRANFVGLVANRRSRHLLGPLAAGIVGTGLPVETLAVPGRGRLLPAIRLSDHAAFWDLGFPALMITDTSFFRNPHYHGPGDVPETLDYASMARLALGLARALEPGGGR